Part of the bacterium genome, ACGACGACTTCGCCCTCTGTTACGTTCAGAGCAACGAATCAAAGGCGGATGTCTCCGGCGAGCAGCAGAGCGTGCACATCTACCACGGCGCCGAATCCTTCTCGCCCGATCTCTTCGGCAGCTACTCCATAGTGAACATCGAAGCCAATTCATCGCTCACCCTGGACAGCGTCATAGCCGCGGACATAAACGGCGATATGGTGGACGACATCATAGTCCCGTACTTCAACAAGGCCAGCGTGTCCAAAGCCATAACGTCCTACGACAGCGGGATGCTCGTCTTCTTCGGAGAAAAGGACGTGCGCGCGAGTCTGGTCGTGCCCACCGACGCGGACGTGGACATAAAACTGGGCACCGCGACCGATATCGCAGGCAGGAACGTGGGCGACATCAATGCCGACGGATTTGAGGACATGGCTGTTGTGATCACAGACGTCGACCTTGTGTCAGGCAACCCGACAAGCAGGATGCTCGGCATAAAAGGCCAGGCCGCATGGAACGCCGTGATCAACACGGAGGATATCGTCGCTACCGCCGACTGCACAGGAATGATGGAAGGCGGCATGTGCACCGATATCAACGCCCTGGGCGACGTGGACAATGACGGATACGACGACATGGGCATGTGGATCAATATAGCAGAAGTCTCATACATGTATTATTTGCTCGGCGGCGCCAAGGACGCAGGCAGCGGCGAGATAACCGCGGGAGACGCCAGCGGCTTCAAGATGATGGGGGGACTCATATACAGATGAGCATCTGCGTATGGATATAGGCAACGCTTGAACATGAGCTGTTTGGATGGAAAACCCAGGAGGCGGTTATGAAGATAACAAAATTCAAGGCCTTGATCGCAGCGATCTTCACCCTTACGCTTTCCGCCCACGGTTGCGGCGGAGGGGCGATGGACTGGATCGACGCCAGCTCAGGCGACGACACGATCACGCCCAGCGGCACGTACGCCGAGTTCGTGGACAAGGGGTTGGTCGTGCATTTTGAGACGCCGATCTCTGTGGATGCATCCGTCTCCAAGGCCATTTCCGCATCCAACTTCTCGGTCACAGAGGACCTGACCGGTGCGGCCGTGACCATCAACAGGGTCGTGCCCGCCTCCGACGGCCTGAGCGTCGCGCTCTACGGCGCCTTCAAGTACATGACCAGCCACAACGTAGCCGCCACCGGCCTTGTGGATGCGAACGGCGCGGCGATCGCCGACCTCAGCCTCTCGGCAGAAACCTCATTCAACCCGCGTTCGCTCAGCGGCGGCAGATATGGTGATCTCTTCGTGGCGCTCGGCAGCTTCGCAGCCATGTTCAACGGCCTGGATCTAGTGCCTGACTCCGAGGACTCGAACGAGATCGCTTTCCTGCCGCTCCTATACGGATCATGGATGTACACAGACCCGTTCAGCGAGGAGGGCTGTAGCTTGGGCTCATCAAGCCTCAACATCCCGGCCTACATGCAGATAGGGGACGGCCACAGTTTCCTGGTGGGGAGGGTGGGCACTGCGTTGACCTGCGGCGACATATTCGCGGAGGGCTCGGCAGGTATTTCCGTGGACAAGGGAATGGTAGAGGTGTCTCGAACGACCTTCCTCTTCTTCGAGGACAGGGACGCGGGGCCTGTGGCGGAATTCATGCCTGCGGGTGACTCGATCGTCATGGCCTTCCCGGTCATGTCTCCGCCATTTGACTTCAACGGCGACGGGATAGCCGACTTCGGCTTTGTGGAGACGAGCACGGAAGATCTGGAGGTCGACAAGGCAGCACCGGGGCTCTCTTTTGCCGGCTATGAGTACCTGAGGATATTCTTCGGCAGGGCTGCCGGCGGATTTGCCGGCAGGATCGAGATCTCCGAGGCGGACGTGACGATCCCGGTGGATGGATTCGCAGAGAGCAAGAGCGTGTATGACGCCTGGGTTTTGGGGCTCGAGATGGGCGCAAACCCGCCCTACTATCCTGCCTTTGCGCACGGCGACCTCGAAGGAGACGGGTTCGACGACATAGCGCTCGCCGTCTATGACACCACCCTGGGCAGGATGGTGATCAAGGTATGGAAGGGCGCCGCGGAAGCGGGTGTGCGACTGGAGCCGGACTCCATAGTCTCTGCGCCGGGCAACCAGACGTATCCCGAGATGGTGCCGAACGTCCTCATCGCGGACGTGAACGGCGACAGCATGGAGGATATGATCGTGGGCAGCACCTTTGAGATCGCGCCCTATGCAGGAATTGAGGGGGGGGTGTGGAATCTTTCCAATGATTGGGGAAAGATAGGGGATTTGGGGGGGCTGCCGGTAGTGGATCCCGGCATGGTGCAGATCATCCTCGGCCGCAACCCTTGGCCGGCCAGACTTTCCACGGCAACCGCGAACGCGAGGATAATCGAGGAAAACGCCAGGGATGAACTGGGAAGGGTCACGCCCCTCGGCATGATAGCGAGCGACTACAACAACGACGGGTACGCGGACATGCTCCTCGCCGCTCCGCGAGCGGTCTACGATTCGAGCGCGATGGTATACAGGGGCAAGGTCTACCTGTTCTTTGGAGGGGCCGACATAGGCGTTGACGCGGCCTGGGAGGAGATGTCTGCGGGCGATGCGGACGTGGTCTTCCTCTCCGATATCACGCAGGATATCATGAGCGGGATCGTGCTGTACGACCCCGGAGACATGCTCAACGACGGGAACCCGGACGCCTTCATCGCCGCAGGTCGCGCCTCGGGCGCAGCCCTGTATTTCCACAACCTGGCCGACGACTCCGCGGGCGTCTACGGGCCTGCTGACGCGAAGGCCATAGTCAACCTGAGCCTCGGCAGATAAAGATGCGGCCGCAATAAAAAAGGCCCTGCTGATCGCAGGGCCTTTTCATTGCTCTTTTATTGGGGACGTTCCACCCCTCTCCATCCTCACGGAATGATTCTACAATATCGAGCAAGTTGAAAAAGCTGCTGTGGATAACTGCAGTGGTGCAGTGTTTTTGTGCACCCCGCAAAATCTTTCCCTCAATTTCAAAGCGTTTTTCCATGGCATAATGATTGCAAATCAGTATCAGCATGCCGCGCGGCCCGCGAATCCTTCCAGAGGAATGCCACCTACACATCATATGCAGGGGGAACGACGGTTGCCGCGTGTTCCGCAATCAGGACGACTTCATGCAGATCAAGCGCACGCTGCTCCGGTTCCTGCCGGCAATCGATCTCACCATCCGCCATCATGCGCTTATGCATACTCATTTCCATCTTCTGGCATGGGCAGGGCGCACAACCCTGCTGGCTGGCGCGATGAAAGCCGCCCTGCTCTCCTATGAGCATTACTATCGCAGAAAATACGGGCACCGCGGGCATCTGTGGCACAGCCGCTACCGGAGCATCATCATCAAGACCGATGGGCAGTACCTGCAGTGCGCCCGATATGTGGAACTGAACCCGGTGTATGCCGGAATTTGCCGACTCCCTGAAGGCTATCGCTGGACGAGCTATCGATATTACGCCGATGGGCTGCCCGACCCGCTCGTCTCGCCCGACGCCGACCTTCTGAAGACAGAGGGATGGACCGCAGGCGAGGCAAACGCTTCATACAGGAAGTTCGTGCTGGCTGGGATCGATCTCGATTATCAGCAAGAGAAGAAAAGATTTGAGCGAGAGGTATTCGAAAAATATGGGCCGAAAGTTGTCCACAGTAAAAATTTCAAAGTGCCCTCTAAATAACAACTATTACGGTAGGTTGGTTGGGGGTGGAACGTCCCCCATCTTTCTTTGCTTCTCATTCCTTTATCTTCCTCAACGTTATCACGAGCCCCCGCTTTGATTCGCGCTTCGCCACGACGTCGTAGCGGTCCGCAGCGAGGCTCGCCACGTCCGCGATCATGACGTCGTCCTCGGCGGCCATCGAGCCCTCGAACTCCAGGTGCATCTGGCTCACCATCGTGGGGATGAACAGCGTGACATACGGCAGGGCCCTCAGGTTCTTCTCTATCACCTCCACGTCCTGGGCGCTCCTGGTGCCCAGTATGATGACGGTGAATTTCGAATCATCGCAGGGGGCGGCCATGGAATACAGCCCGACGGCGATCGCAAGGGTGACGGCGGCAAGGAGCTTCATAGGTAGTTTTCAAGCGGCGTGAGCGACTCGATGCGCTCGATCTCGATGGTAGCCCTGTCGTCGTTGTCCGCGATGACGATCTGTCCGCCGTCGAGGTCCACGTGCTCGAGCACTCCGGAATAGACGATGCCGAACGCGATGATCTCGACCTTCTTGCCCTTGGAGTCGATGAGCCCGCGCAGAAGCGCATCCTCCTCGATGGAGAAGTCGAGGTCGAATTTTTCGCCCTTTTTCTGCTTCTTCTTTGGCATGGGTTGAGCTGTATAACTAAAGCACACGGCGGTCAAGATGCCTCAGCCGAGCAGCGCGCCCAGCTCCACGGCGAGGGGCATGTTGCAGAGCTCCTCCGCCGCCTTCCTGGGTGCCAGTCCTTCAAAGAGGATGCGGTACATCGCGTCGCATATCGGGACGTTGATCCCGTGTCGCGCCGCCAGCCTGTGGACCGCCTCTGTCGTGGGCAGACCCTCTATCGCCATGCGCATCCCCTTCTTTATCTCGTCCGCCCGCTTCCCGCGTCCCACCTCGAAACCGAGCGTGTAGTTGCGCGAGAGATGCGCGGTGCATGTGAGCACGAGGTCGCCGATGCCCGAGAGCCCTGAGAAGGTTATCGGCGATGCGCCCAGCGCCTTGCCGATCTTTATCATCTCGTAGAGGCCGCGCGTGATGATGGCTGCGCGCGTGTTGTGGCCGAGGCCCAGGCCGTCGGAGAGGCCGGCCGCGATCGCGATGACGTTTTTCACGGCGCCGCCCACCTCCACGCCGATCACGTCGTCGCCGGTGAAGGTGAGGAAGGTGTCGGTGCGAAAGAGCTCCTGCACCCGCGCAGCGACGCCGGCGTCGCTGCCTGCCACGACCACGGAGGTCGGAAGCCCCATCGCCACCTCGCGCGCGAAGCTGGGGCCTGAGAGGACCACGCGATTATTTGCAGGATGATTCAATAGGCACTCGGCCAGCACCTGACTCATGAGCTTGAGGCTCTCCACCTCGATGCCCTTCGTGCAGCTGACCACGACCGCATCCGCAGGCAGCGCCTCGCTCAACTCCAGCCAGACCTTCCGGACAAAATGCGAGGGGACTGCGGAGACCACGATCTTCGAACCTTCGACCGCGTCCTGAAGACGGTCGGTGGCGCAGAGCCCCTTCGGGAGTCCTATCTCCGGGAGGAAGTAGGGGTTCTTGAATTCGCGGTTGATGCCCTGCGCGACCTCGGGCTCGTGCGCCCAGATCAGGACATCTCCCCCCTTTTCAGCCAGGAGCTTGGCCAGCGCCGTGCCCCAGGAACCCGCGCCTATGACCGCTATCCTCTCCGCCATGCGCTTGTAATTATCCGGTTTTTAGCCCTTTGCAACCGCTAATTACCGCCGACAAAAGACACGCAACTTTTTTTCGAGAGTGCCGATACAAGGGGTGACAACGATCGCAACCCCGGATATGTTCAGCCCAGATGAGGTCTGAAATGGAAGAGAGAAGACGCCACCAGAGAGTCGAAGTCGCCTTCCCGGTGCTGCTGAGACACGCCGGCAGAATCATCCCGGCCACGGCCCTCAACATAAGCTGCGGCGGCATGTTCATCAAGGCCGACCAGCACGACATCGTCGCCGACAAACCGGTGGAGGTCATCTTCGACCTCTCCCAGGAAGAGCGCGACGTCTCCATGCGCGGCAAGATCACCCGGCTTGAAGAGGCAGGCGACGAGACCGGACTGGGCATGCAGTTCACCAATCTATTCTCCCTCTCGCACAAGGCAATCGAACGATTTCTCAAAGACCGTTTTAATTGATTTCTCTTTAATTACAAATAATTAGGCATCCCCCTCCCCCTATTCCCAGCGCCGAAAAAAAACGTAAAAAGATAGCAACATCCGATCGTTGCCTCCGATAACCCCTTTGTCAGCGCTTTTGCGAAAAGAGGAGGAGAAAAGTTGCCGAACCCGGTGGACAGAGAGAATTCCACAGTGATCAGCCTTCACAGGACTATCTCCGATCACGAACAGAGGCTGCGCCGAATCGTCACCCTCGTGCGAGGAGACGACGACTCCTATGAAAACGCGATAAACGGATTCATCCACGATTTCACTTCCGGAGGATCCGTGGGCAGGCCCTCGCTCTTCCCGCGACTCGTCGCAGGGAACATGGCGCAGGGATTCACCACCGATGCGCTCAGCGCGTCGTTCGACGACATACTGAGAGAAAATAGGGATCTCTTCTGGTTGCAGGATCTGGCGGACGGCGGCTTCGTGGCCCACACGCCGCAAGGCCGGATGATCATCGGAGCCGACAAGTCGAGCTTCGACAAAGAAGAGATAAACTCGGCGATGTTCGCGATCTTCGCAGTCTCCTCCGGCATGCGCATAAAGGGCCCTGTCCTCGGGCAGCTCGATCACAGCGCCGTGATCGACGGCGGCATATACCCGTTCGACGACGACGCCATGACCAGCGACGGCTCCTTCAGGGTGGAGCGCCTCAACAACTACGAGGTGATGATAGAGGGCTACAGGGACAAGCGATGGAGGGTGTCGCTGCTCGACCAGTTCATCAAGGAGCTGGGCCGCATAAGCGAAGCCGAAGAGTATATGCAGACATGGGAGGGCCTCTCGCACGACCTGTACTTCCTTGCGGAAAAACTCTGGATCAAGCTGCAACGCGTATCCGAAAGGCCGGAGGAGATCGCCGGGAGCGACGGCTACTCCCCCTCCATCGTCGAATCCATCTCGCAGACCGCCAGGCCTCTCAAGAGGCTCTTCAGCGCATTCCCCGCATTCAAGGAGAACCAATCCCTCAGAGGTTCCTGGGAACGCACTTTCGTCACGGGCCTCATCGAGCATATGGCGGACCGTTTTCCGTGGCTCGATCTTGTGGGCGATCGGTCTAAAGAGGGCAACGTCGTCAGGCTCGGAAAAATACTAGGCGGCTCAGACGCAGCAAGCGAATGCCGAGACATCTATTGCCCGCTCTCCCTCATGAAGGCCTTCGGCGCGGATCGCGAAGCGCGCCGATGGCTCAACATAGAGGTGAATGCGCCTGAGGAGTTGCGGATAATCTCCAGCAGAAACAGGCCGCTGCAGAGGCTGATCTCGGCTCTCATATTCTCGCTGGGCGCGTCGCACAGATACGACAGCTCGTCGCCAACCACGGCCGCACTGCCTTCGGAGCCGACGCACGTTTCGGTGGAATGGATCGAAAACGAGAAGGGTCTCCTGGTCAGGGACCTGACGAAGAGCCGCAGCGCATTCGCAGCCCTGGACCCGAACAGCAAGGGCAGAGAAGATCTGGACAGACTCGCCTCGGGAATCGGCGGGACAATCGACTATCGCTGGAAGTCGCTGGCAATCACAATCCCGGAGGCGCCGCCTCCCATCGGAGGCGCCGCCGTCCTGGGAAGAATAGCGCTGAGGCCTCCCCTGCTCAGATAGCGGACGTACGAGTCACACGGGAATTTCATCCGCAACACGCCCTTTGAATGCGAGCAGATCCTCACGCGATGCGAAGTTGAGCATCAGGTGGGCAAGCTCGCCCACCAGCCTCCGCCATGCGGCGGGCCGGCAGCAATAGATCGCATCCAGGACCGCGTGAAACAGGAAGTCGTCGCCGCGCCAGGGTTTCACCGCGAGCGAGACCTCCTCCAGCTCGTTCGCGTCCAGGAGATCGCGGATATCTTCGAAGAAGCGGCGCTCAAGCACGGCATGCACCCCTGCCGCAGCCTTGAGGGAGGCGTCTATTCTGAGGAGCAGATGGTTCGCGAACTCGAAGTATCTCTCCTCTCCCTTGGTCGCGGGTTCGTCCTGTTCAGGCGATTTGAGCCCTGCAACCTCTTTCGCGGCGACGGATATCGGCTCCCCCACTACGAGCCTGATCTGAACGTTGGAGAGGATATCGCAACGCCCCCTCGGGCAGGCGATGCCCGTCCCTCGGATGGCGATCGGCACGATCTTCACGTCGTCGGGCCTGCCCGCGGCTGCGATCTCCATCGCGGATTCGGCGGCGATGAACGCGGCGCCCTTCTTGAGGTGCGCGCCGTCCTTCTTTATCCGCGAGCGCGAGCCGACGGTGTAATACGCGGAATCGATCCGCTCGCCCGAACGCCCGACGCAGGAAACGGCACGCGTGCCCTGCGGGAACACGCCCAGTTCATATTTTTCCTCCACCATCTTCTCCGTGGCGGCCCAGACGACTCCCCTAGCCCTCGCCGGCGTGGCCTCCCCCTTTCTATCCACGAAGATCATGCCGAGCGCCTCCGCCGCGCGGCCGAGGCCAAGCATCCTGTAATAGAACAGGTTGTCGCGGAAGTGGTCCCTGGCCATGAGGAATGACGGCGCCGAGTTCCTATCGGATCCGCCTTCCGCGGCCTGCGGCCTGGCCGCTAACGCCAGCGACGCCAGCGCAAAGTCCAGGAAGCTCGCATGCGTGTAGAGGAACATCTGCGGAGAGCCCTTCGCAGGGAGGAGCTCTTTCCCATCGACCCTGACCTCCGCCCTCATGAGCTGCGCCACCCTCGACGCCCAGATGAGGGAGAGCGAACCGGCGAGCTTTCGGAGCCACCGGTGGTCCTTGATGTCGCTCCCGTGGACGAGCAGCCTCGCGATCCAGGCGGTGCTCCATGCGCCGCAGAGCAGTGTGGGCCAGCGGAGCTTGGCGGACCGTCCGTTGCGGAAATCGAGATGCGCGTGATCCACCGTCCTGGCGGGTTCCGCCGGCAACCTGTGTCTGACCGCGCCGGAGATACAGACGAAATGGTCGAAGAACTCCTGCGGATGCACGGAGGGATTTCTGCGGGCAAACTCCGCAATCGCGATGTGCCCCTCCCTGCGGAAGTGGCGCTGCGCCCAGCCCGCCCCCATGAACGCGATCGCGGCGGCCGCCACATAGGCGTGTTCCGGACTCTCAAGCTCCAGGGCCCAGAAGGCGTGCCAGAGAAAACCGATCGCCAGGTACGCGGTGACGATGGTGTCCCTCGGCAGAAAGACCGCGTGCTCCCACAGCCCGAAGAGGCGGTTGACGGGCATGAACGCCCTGCTTCCGCTCTCGAACGCGAGCCCGGCCACGCGAAACAGGGGGACCGCGTAGAGGGCCGCGAGCGCGGGCACGAACCACCACCGCAGGCGGAATATTCCATCGGCCAGCGAATACCACTCCATCTCTAGTCGCTCCGCTTCTTCACGCCGGTCGAGACCGCACGAGGCCTCGCAAGCGAGGTGAGTTCGTAGCTGAAATTGATTTCGACGGGTCTCTTGCCTATGTTGAATCTCTCCTGCCCGAGCCTCTTGGATATGCGCGCAGATACCGACTCCGCGGAGCCCGGCTGCGTCTCATAGACCGTGGTTATGAGGCCCTTCTCCGGGTTGGCGGTGACGCCGTCTATGGGGTACCTGACCAGCGACTTGACGTAGTTCTCGACCTGTTCGACCAGGTGGCGCCCCTTGAGGATCCCGAAGCGTTTGCGGATCACGGGGTAGTTCGTGATCGAGATGTCGTAGCGGAATGCGCGCTGGCCTGCGAGCGCGCGGTGCGCCACCTCCTTCGTGGAGGGAAAGACCATGTGGAAACCGACGCGGTTGCTTGCCGGGACGTCGGCCCAGAGCCTGCCGTGCTGGTGCATGACGCTCTCCCTGAGCCCACCCAGAGAGACTCCGCTCTCATGATCGTTGCCGCCGTCAAACAGAGAGGCCATATAAGACTTCTGGTCCGCCTCGCGGAGGAAGCGATCCAGGGCGTCGAACGAGAATTCGACCCCGTCGCCGCTCTGCAACGCGAACTTTTTCACTCCAACGGAGAGAGAACCCTTGCGCGGAGAGCGCATGACCAGGTGTTTGAGCAGCGCGTCGATCGCCTTCTGCGCCTCCCTCTCGTCGACCCAGACCCTGGACAGCGCCTCGGACATCTGCACCGAGTAGGAGACCTGCCTGGAGAGGAAAAACTGGTCGCAGCCGGTCAGGACCCTGCGTATGAGGAGCATGGGATCCACGCTCGCGAAAGGCTCAACGGCCTTCTTCGGCGCGGGTTTGGCGGACTTTCGGGCGCCGTCCATCACAGGCCGGGTTTTTTTGGCTTTGGGGCCGGATTTTTTTCTCTTCTGCGCCATCGAAACGTCTTTCTATTATAACGCCGCGATAAAAACAAGCCATCTGGATCAGG contains:
- a CDS encoding transposase, which codes for MPRGPRILPEECHLHIICRGNDGCRVFRNQDDFMQIKRTLLRFLPAIDLTIRHHALMHTHFHLLAWAGRTTLLAGAMKAALLSYEHYYRRKYGHRGHLWHSRYRSIIIKTDGQYLQCARYVELNPVYAGICRLPEGYRWTSYRYYADGLPDPLVSPDADLLKTEGWTAGEANASYRKFVLAGIDLDYQQEKKRFEREVFEKYGPKVVHSKNFKVPSK
- a CDS encoding NAD(P)H-dependent glycerol-3-phosphate dehydrogenase, whose amino-acid sequence is MAERIAVIGAGSWGTALAKLLAEKGGDVLIWAHEPEVAQGINREFKNPYFLPEIGLPKGLCATDRLQDAVEGSKIVVSAVPSHFVRKVWLELSEALPADAVVVSCTKGIEVESLKLMSQVLAECLLNHPANNRVVLSGPSFAREVAMGLPTSVVVAGSDAGVAARVQELFRTDTFLTFTGDDVIGVEVGGAVKNVIAIAAGLSDGLGLGHNTRAAIITRGLYEMIKIGKALGASPITFSGLSGIGDLVLTCTAHLSRNYTLGFEVGRGKRADEIKKGMRMAIEGLPTTEAVHRLAARHGINVPICDAMYRILFEGLAPRKAAEELCNMPLAVELGALLG
- a CDS encoding PilZ domain-containing protein, yielding MEERRRHQRVEVAFPVLLRHAGRIIPATALNISCGGMFIKADQHDIVADKPVEVIFDLSQEERDVSMRGKITRLEEAGDETGLGMQFTNLFSLSHKAIERFLKDRFN
- a CDS encoding lysophospholipid acyltransferase family protein is translated as MEWYSLADGIFRLRWWFVPALAALYAVPLFRVAGLAFESGSRAFMPVNRLFGLWEHAVFLPRDTIVTAYLAIGFLWHAFWALELESPEHAYVAAAAIAFMGAGWAQRHFRREGHIAIAEFARRNPSVHPQEFFDHFVCISGAVRHRLPAEPARTVDHAHLDFRNGRSAKLRWPTLLCGAWSTAWIARLLVHGSDIKDHRWLRKLAGSLSLIWASRVAQLMRAEVRVDGKELLPAKGSPQMFLYTHASFLDFALASLALAARPQAAEGGSDRNSAPSFLMARDHFRDNLFYYRMLGLGRAAEALGMIFVDRKGEATPARARGVVWAATEKMVEEKYELGVFPQGTRAVSCVGRSGERIDSAYYTVGSRSRIKKDGAHLKKGAAFIAAESAMEIAAAGRPDDVKIVPIAIRGTGIACPRGRCDILSNVQIRLVVGEPISVAAKEVAGLKSPEQDEPATKGEERYFEFANHLLLRIDASLKAAAGVHAVLERRFFEDIRDLLDANELEEVSLAVKPWRGDDFLFHAVLDAIYCCRPAAWRRLVGELAHLMLNFASREDLLAFKGRVADEIPV